From the Candidatus Eisenbacteria bacterium genome, the window CGATCCCGCGATCATACTCAGTGAGCGCCCGATCGAATGCGCCTTCCGCCCAGCGATTTCCCGCGAGCGAGTTGAGCACCGCAGCCATCTCGACCGAGCCGCTGGGCTCGATCCGCTGCCGGATCGCATAGGCCCGTTCGAGAAGCGCCACGCGTTTCTCCCGCTCGGGATGAATGCCCCCGAGCCACGCCATGGCGTCGGCCGTGCGCACGTCGTCGGCTCCATAGCGGGCGACGTGGTCCGCGAGTGCCGCTTCGAGCCGGGGCACTGCAACGTCCTGACCTTCGAGACGCGCCGCGAGCACCGCCTGGGCGACCCGAATCCTGAGCGCCAGGTCTTCCGAGCGCGCGGTCCGAGCCGCTGTGAGCGCCCTGTCGAGCGCTGCGCGCTGTGCGGCGAGCTGGCTGCGCGAGCCATGAATCGAGGCCATCGTCTCCCACAGCCGGCCTTGGATGAGCGGCTGATCCGTGGCGCCTTCGATGCGCGACTCGAAAAGCTTCAACAGATCGCCGACCCGCAGGCTGTCGCCACCGGGGTGGTTGCGTGGATTGCTCACCTCGAACAACTCGACCAGCATCGACAACACGCGCGTCGCTCGAGTCTCTTCGGCGCGCGCGTGATCGCGTTCGAGCGCGATGCGGCGGGCCTGGAGCGTGGCGACCGCTGCGAACGCCGCCAGAGTCAGCGCGAGTGCCGTCGCTGCGGCCACCGGCAGCCGGTGCCGGCGCACGAACTTGGCGATGCGATAGCGCGCGCTGTCGGGTCGCGCCTCGATCGGAAGTCCCCGCAGGAAACGATCGATGTCGGCCGCCAGCTGATCGGCCGATCGGTAGCGTCGTGCAGGATCGTGGTGGAGCGCGGTGAGCACGATCGCGTCGAGATCCCCGCGCAGCGCGCGCGCAAGCGAGCGATCCGCGACTCTGTCGCTCGGACGTGGTGGCTGCCACTCGACCAAGCGACGCTCGACCTCCGCGAACGGCCGCCCCTCGGAACGAAACGCCTGCTTGCCGGTGACCAGTTCGAGCAGAAGCATTCCGAGTCCCCACACATCCGTGGCGGTTGTGATCGGGTCACCTCGTAGCTGTTCGGGGGCCGCGTAGTCAGGCGTGAGAATGCGATCGT encodes:
- a CDS encoding serine/threonine protein kinase, which produces MDSRTWEAIETIFHAALERSPTERERFVAEACAGDSTLRAEVTAMLAAHTATGLRIEDSLLRALLEPGPALRASTRAGAWRLVEPLGEGGMGDVWLAERADGAYEQRAAIKLVRAGLRSFDLIARFLRERQVLAQLTHPNIARLLDGGTTEDGTPFLAMEFVAGQPIHTWCLERSLPLAERLRLFAQVCDAVRFAHANLVIHRDIKPGNILVTSEGRPVLLDFGVAKLLEPDSRDGLRTQADDRILTPDYAAPEQLRGDPITTATDVWGLGMLLLELVTGKQAFRSEGRPFAEVERRLVEWQPPRPSDRVADRSLARALRGDLDAIVLTALHHDPARRYRSADQLAADIDRFLRGLPIEARPDSARYRIAKFVRRHRLPVAAATALALTLAAFAAVATLQARRIALERDHARAEETRATRVLSMLVELFEVSNPRNHPGGDSLRVGDLLKLFESRIEGATDQPLIQGRLWETMASIHGSRSQLAAQRAALDRALTAARTARSEDLALRIRVAQAVLAARLEGQDVAVPRLEAALADHVARYGADDVRTADAMAWLGGIHPEREKRVALLERAYAIRQRIEPSGSVEMAAVLNSLAGNRWAEGAFDRALTEYDRGIAMLSRFVSADNPELLTIRFNRADCMASTGSFEDALPELCDVLARRRRVLGSENTATAASLMSLGQLYSNLGRHAEAADTIRAGLATLLRVFGPGTHA